Proteins encoded together in one Deltaproteobacteria bacterium window:
- a CDS encoding MotA/TolQ/ExbB proton channel family protein, translated as MWPLLLCSLISLTITIERVIFWWKGRNHRDENLVKTLFRQTEQGEFEAALSSGQETLDLTALVLLAGLAQRQFGLRQNMEVEAEDQIRVMKRGLSTLDTIITMAPLLGILGTVLGIIESFEFLSLSGVQDPKAVMGGIAQALITTAAGLTVALLTLIPYNYFMARTEKAIKDFEKLGTRFEMAFQKGLQKNAA; from the coding sequence ATGTGGCCCCTCCTCCTCTGTTCCTTGATCTCTCTGACCATCACTATTGAGAGAGTAATTTTCTGGTGGAAAGGGAGAAATCATCGGGATGAGAACCTGGTTAAAACCCTCTTTCGCCAGACCGAACAGGGGGAGTTTGAGGCCGCCCTTTCTAGCGGCCAGGAAACGCTTGACCTGACGGCCCTGGTTCTTCTGGCCGGGCTTGCCCAGCGGCAGTTCGGGCTCAGGCAAAACATGGAAGTCGAGGCAGAGGATCAAATCAGAGTCATGAAACGAGGTTTGAGCACCCTGGACACCATTATCACCATGGCCCCTTTACTGGGAATCCTGGGCACAGTGCTGGGGATTATCGAATCCTTTGAATTTTTAAGTCTCAGTGGCGTTCAAGACCCGAAGGCCGTCATGGGCGGGATTGCCCAGGCCTTGATTACAACCGCGGCCGGACTGACCGTGGCGCTTCTGACCTTGATCCCTTACAACTACTTCATGGCCAGGACAGAGAAAGCGATCAAAGATTTCGAAAAACTTGGCACCAGATTCGAGATGGCTTTTCAGAAGGGGCTTCAGAAAAATGCGGCTTAG
- a CDS encoding biopolymer transporter ExbD gives MRLSNGHENKKARIEMLPLIDIVFLLLVFFIFAMLSMTVHRGLRVELPEASTAQMDERRHVDITITKDNEVLVGEVRVSLDGLINEVLRHGGRNAPIFINGDRRADLGLAIQILDRLRRAGRHDVTFQTREETK, from the coding sequence ATGCGGCTTAGCAACGGACACGAAAATAAAAAAGCCCGCATCGAAATGCTTCCGCTCATTGACATCGTTTTTCTGCTCCTGGTCTTCTTCATCTTTGCCATGCTTTCCATGACCGTCCACCGTGGACTTCGGGTGGAGCTGCCAGAGGCTTCGACAGCGCAAATGGACGAACGGAGGCATGTGGACATCACCATCACCAAGGACAACGAGGTGCTGGTGGGGGAGGTTCGCGTCTCCCTGGACGGCCTGATCAATGAGGTCCTCCGGCATGGAGGCCGGAACGCCCCCATTTTCATCAACGGAGATCGCCGGGCCGATCTGGGCCTGGCTATCCAGATTCTGGACCGCCTCAGAAGAGCTGGCAGACACGACGTGACTTTCCAGACCAGGGAAGAGACAAAATGA
- a CDS encoding energy transducer TonB, with protein sequence MKRSDFILPLFLSAAVHLVVFVSGPTSNSARVPPEKEVSSISLKIVSPVAKPTPKTALSFDALPNLGPQLPPLKVRQPAREETNRKPKAPQKKVVKQAPLKLAQERPLVKSPITNRHNPGADNSASEKIPVETSPEIEVQSSAPAARMPPLEKAPLTVLRLGTPGNFKNESKESEARILAKIVGLVKPKYPRYCRRHDQEGTVVLAVKLDSLGCQRSIVVVSSSGYSRLDKAAIQALEKASFTPARIGGQAVPTTKRIAFRFRLKDAEK encoded by the coding sequence ATGAAACGGTCGGACTTTATCCTCCCCTTGTTTCTTTCGGCTGCTGTTCACCTGGTGGTTTTTGTGTCAGGCCCCACGTCCAATTCCGCCCGCGTTCCGCCCGAAAAAGAGGTGTCATCTATCTCCCTGAAAATCGTCTCACCTGTGGCAAAACCGACTCCAAAAACAGCTCTCTCCTTTGATGCGCTTCCTAACCTGGGGCCACAGCTTCCGCCTCTAAAAGTTCGCCAGCCGGCCCGGGAAGAGACAAACCGCAAACCAAAGGCACCCCAAAAGAAGGTCGTAAAGCAGGCTCCGCTGAAATTAGCTCAGGAGAGGCCCCTGGTCAAAAGTCCGATCACAAACCGGCATAACCCTGGAGCCGATAATTCAGCCTCTGAAAAAATACCTGTGGAAACATCGCCTGAGATCGAGGTTCAATCATCCGCGCCAGCGGCCAGAATGCCGCCCCTCGAAAAAGCTCCCCTGACTGTCTTGCGTCTTGGGACGCCGGGGAATTTTAAAAACGAATCCAAAGAAAGCGAGGCGCGTATTCTGGCGAAAATCGTGGGCCTGGTTAAACCAAAATATCCCCGTTACTGCCGGAGGCACGATCAGGAAGGAACCGTGGTGCTGGCCGTGAAGCTCGACTCCCTCGGGTGCCAGAGAAGTATCGTGGTCGTGAGTTCCAGCGGGTACTCGCGCCTCGATAAAGCGGCCATCCAGGCGCTCGAAAAGGCCAGTTTTACCCCGGCCAGGATCGGCGGCCAGGCAGTACCGACCACGAAACGCATTGCCTTTAGGTTCAGGCTCAAGGATGCCGAAAAATAA
- a CDS encoding ABC transporter substrate-binding protein encodes MRRSSILTVIIVLVLIGSYLGQKYFPEFRVITTAPDTDREYNRIVSLAPSITEMLFVLSLGDRVVGVTRFCKYPPEALSIAKMGGFYDPNYEAVIASKPDLVILSVEHQNPRRHLTSLGLNVLVVNYSTLSGILDSLSLIGRACGVQEKAKAEIATLKKRMDLISNKTEGLPRLSVLVSISRSMGSDTLTEIYIAGRDEFYDEMITLAGGRNAYGGKIKYPTVSGEGIISLNPEVIIDLAPETGEQDLKEAVILKEWQRFSNVDAVKNGRVHVFRQGFMVIPGPRFILTLEALARALHPEVKWDEG; translated from the coding sequence ATGCGAAGGTCCAGTATCCTGACAGTGATCATCGTTCTGGTCTTAATCGGGAGTTATTTGGGGCAAAAGTATTTTCCCGAGTTCCGCGTCATTACCACCGCTCCTGACACTGACCGTGAATATAACCGCATTGTCTCGCTGGCGCCCAGTATCACGGAGATGCTTTTCGTGCTGAGTCTGGGGGACAGGGTCGTTGGTGTTACACGTTTTTGCAAGTATCCGCCTGAGGCTTTAAGTATTGCAAAGATGGGAGGGTTTTACGACCCTAACTATGAGGCCGTTATCGCCTCCAAACCGGACCTGGTCATCCTTTCGGTTGAGCATCAAAACCCCAGGAGACACCTGACCAGCCTCGGACTGAACGTACTGGTGGTCAATTACAGCACCCTTTCCGGGATACTGGATTCCTTGAGTCTCATTGGCCGGGCCTGCGGGGTTCAGGAGAAGGCAAAGGCGGAGATTGCGACCCTTAAAAAGAGGATGGACCTTATTAGTAATAAGACCGAAGGCTTGCCTCGTCTGAGCGTTCTGGTTTCCATATCCCGAAGCATGGGGTCGGATACCTTGACAGAGATCTACATCGCCGGCCGGGATGAATTTTACGATGAAATGATTACTCTTGCCGGTGGCAGGAATGCTTATGGCGGCAAGATAAAGTATCCCACGGTTTCAGGCGAAGGCATTATCAGCCTTAACCCGGAGGTGATTATTGACCTGGCGCCCGAGACCGGTGAGCAGGATTTGAAAGAGGCAGTGATTCTGAAGGAGTGGCAGCGTTTTTCAAACGTGGATGCAGTGAAAAACGGCCGCGTTCATGTGTTCCGGCAGGGTTTTATGGTTATACCCGGCCCCAGGTTTATCCTCACCCTTGAGGCGCTGGCCAGGGCCTTACATCCTGAAGTGAAATGGGACGAGGGATGA
- a CDS encoding ABC transporter ATP-binding protein: MKKTAIEMRDYSFRIGRQEILKGVSLTVYKGEYLSVVGPNGAGKTTLLKCLNRIYTGGKGSVAVNDRPLRHYSQRELAKIMSYVPQADGGLLPFTVREFVMMGRYPYLSPFSTVKPEDERAVRRALELTGIEAYAERVLNSLSGGERQKVFIAAALAQEAGILLLDEPVTFLDPRHQIDVHQILKRVNQESDFTIITVTHDINNALFWSERIVVLKDGKVAFDGPAEKIIEHNLLEDVYGIAFHLVKNPGSDKPIVMPEVSE; encoded by the coding sequence ATGAAAAAGACCGCCATTGAGATGAGGGATTACTCTTTCCGCATCGGAAGGCAGGAGATCCTGAAAGGCGTCTCTCTTACCGTTTATAAAGGGGAATACCTTTCTGTGGTCGGACCTAACGGTGCAGGCAAAACCACTCTCCTCAAGTGCTTAAACAGAATATACACCGGCGGAAAAGGAAGCGTCGCTGTCAATGATCGCCCTCTGCGTCACTACTCCCAAAGAGAACTGGCGAAAATAATGAGTTATGTGCCTCAGGCCGATGGAGGCCTCCTCCCCTTTACCGTTCGTGAGTTTGTCATGATGGGCCGGTATCCTTACCTGAGTCCTTTTTCGACTGTCAAGCCGGAAGATGAAAGAGCTGTCAGGCGCGCTCTTGAATTGACCGGGATCGAAGCGTATGCCGAACGCGTCCTCAACTCCTTAAGCGGCGGGGAACGCCAAAAGGTCTTCATCGCCGCGGCCTTGGCTCAGGAGGCCGGGATTCTCCTCCTTGATGAGCCGGTTACTTTTCTGGATCCCCGGCATCAGATTGATGTCCACCAGATCTTAAAAAGAGTCAATCAGGAATCCGACTTTACAATCATTACGGTGACCCATGACATCAACAACGCCCTTTTTTGGAGCGAGCGGATTGTGGTCTTGAAAGATGGTAAAGTCGCGTTTGACGGTCCAGCCGAAAAGATTATCGAACACAATCTCCTTGAAGATGTTTATGGTATCGCTTTCCATCTGGTGAAAAATCCTGGCTCGGACAAGCCGATCGTCATGCCGGAGGTGTCGGAGTGA